The following proteins come from a genomic window of Bactrocera dorsalis isolate Fly_Bdor chromosome 6, ASM2337382v1, whole genome shotgun sequence:
- the LOC125779477 gene encoding transcription factor Adf-1-like isoform X2, which yields MNDEKLIEEVRAREILYNKACVGYRVPSKKKAAWVSVAKELGATDEQCSKRWLTLRERFSREVRKMESPSGSGASNTETWPLFDNMSFLKLYIQPRPNRCTTNIFQK from the exons atgaatgacgaaaaACTAATAGAAGAAGTGCGTGCgcgtgaaattttatataacaaGGCCTGCGTAGGCTACCGGGTGCCGAGCAAAAAGAAGGCTGCGTGGGTAAGCGTGGCAAAGGAGCTAGGTGCTACTG ATGAGCAATGTTCGAAGAGGTGGCTGACTCTAAGGGAGAGATTCAGTAGGGAAGTAAGGAAAATGGAGTCACCATCAGGAAGTGGGGCGAGTAACACCGAAACCTGGCCATTGTTCGATAATATGAGctttttaaaactatatataCAGCCCAGACC AAATCGCTGCACCACAAA catttttcaaaaatag
- the LOC125779477 gene encoding uncharacterized protein LOC125779477 isoform X1: MNDEKLIEEVRAREILYNKACVGYRVPSKKKAAWVSVAKELGATDEQCSKRWLTLRERFSREVRKMESPSGSGASNTETWPLFDNMSFLKLYIQPRPNRCTTNILEDIYSQELFEPFTFESSPTILSSPSELSSSTPIRKRVKKTNSDDDSCFKEACELYKSMCAERSNCSEAVRSFGVMLTSIMNGMSEVKQMKAIQVLTNSLFAIKSEPE, from the exons atgaatgacgaaaaACTAATAGAAGAAGTGCGTGCgcgtgaaattttatataacaaGGCCTGCGTAGGCTACCGGGTGCCGAGCAAAAAGAAGGCTGCGTGGGTAAGCGTGGCAAAGGAGCTAGGTGCTACTG ATGAGCAATGTTCGAAGAGGTGGCTGACTCTAAGGGAGAGATTCAGTAGGGAAGTAAGGAAAATGGAGTCACCATCAGGAAGTGGGGCGAGTAACACCGAAACCTGGCCATTGTTCGATAATATGAGctttttaaaactatatataCAGCCCAGACC AAATCGCTGCACCACAAACATTTTAGAAGATATATATTCGCAGGAGCTGTTTGAGCCATTTACTTTTGAAAGTTCTCCGACTATTTTATCGTCACCTTCGGAGTTGTCGTCTTCAACTCCGATCCGGAAAAGagtcaaaaaaacaaacagcgaTGACGACAGCTGTTTCAAAGAAGCGTGCGAGCTATACAAAAGCATGTGTGCAGAGAGGAGCAATTGCAGCGAGGCGGTGAGGTCGTTTGGTGTTATGTTGACCTCTATCATGAACGGTATGAGCGAGgtaaagcaaatgaaagcaataCAAGTTTTAACAAATTCGttatttgctattaaatcggaacccgaataa
- the LOC125779327 gene encoding uncharacterized protein LOC125779327 isoform X1, translated as MDSDLFHELLYLNILRLQRRKVLRRRKRRWSVHPANRDRNPNGFFWKNFLKLKEDDQKLFALTRMNRPVYNLLLNIISPFLKKPKQQIGVEERVVITLMYLAYGTPFEIIASMHKLGKTTVRNIVLETCEIFWLHLCPIYLSEPTTAQYKDIAADFLKLWNIPNCVGAIDGKHIAIIRPQNSGSLFYNYKKFYSIVLMASCDARYTFTSASIGSYGGQSDGGVFQQTKFGQALLENKLPLPPRAPLWNGSSTDFPHFFVADAAFPLKENLMRPYPGAQLPRNKAIFNYRLSRARRVIENSFGILTARWRVLRKVIDFSPKNCETIVLTCLVLHNFVMLNDHDRWYCPDTFVDTDTADHGILEGEWREDLESVGGALHSISTTRRNASSFAFRLRDFLADYFINQGAVSFQEDRI; from the exons ATGGATAGTGATTTATTCCATGaactattatatttaaatattcttcgcCTTCAAAGAAGAAAAGTATTAAGAAGACGTAAACGCCGCTGGTCCGTTCATCCAGCAAATCGGGATAGAAACCCAAATGGTTTCTTCTGgaagaactttttaaaattaaaagaagacgACCAAAAACTATTTGCTTTAACACGGATGAATCGGCCAGTATACAaccttcttttaaatattattagtccgtttttaaaaaaaccaaaacaacaaattgGCGTCGAGGAGCGAGTGGTTATAACTTTAAT gtaCCTCGCTTATGGAACACCTTTTGAGATCATAGCCTCGATGCATAAATTAGGGAAAACAACAGTGCGGAATATCGTACTTGAAACGTGTGAAATATTTTGGTTACACCTGTGCCCGATATACCTTAGCGAGCCAACTACCGCACAATATAAAGACATTGCTGcagattttttaaaactgtGGAATATACCCAACTGCGTCGGAGCAATTGACGGGAAGCATATAGCTATTATTCGTCCACAAAATTCAGGCTCGttattttataactataaaaagttttatagtATAGTTTTAATGGCATCCTGCGACGCTCGGTATACGTTCACCTCTGCCAGCATTGGTAGCTATGGCGGACAAAGTGACGGAg gtGTCTTTCAGCAAACTAAATTTGGTCAAGCACTCTTGGAAAACAAATTGCCACTACCACCAAGAGCTCCATTATGGAATGGATCCTCAACagattttccacatttttttgtgGCCGACGCAGCGTTCCCATTGAAGGAAAACTTAATGCGACCTTACCCCGGTGCACAGCTGCCACGAAACAAAGCTATTTTCAATTACCGGTTATCCCGAGCTCGTAGAGTAATCGAAAATAGCTTTGGTATTTTAACTGCTCGATGGCGTGTTCTACGAAAGGTAATAGACTTTAGCCCAAAGAACTGCGAAACAATTGTGTTAACCTGTCTGGTTCTTCACAATTTTGTAATGTTGAATGACCATGATCGTTGGTATTGTCCAGATACATTTGTAGACACAGACACCGCAGACCATGGAATATTGGAGGGAGAATGGCGTGAAGATTTAGAGAGTGTTGGAGGTGCATTACATTCAATAAGTACAACTCGACGCAATGCATCTAGTTTCGCATTCCGTCTAAGGGATTTTTTGGcagattattttataaatcagGGAGCGGTTTCATTTCAAGAAGATCGTATTTAG
- the LOC125779327 gene encoding uncharacterized protein LOC125779327 isoform X2, which produces MDSDLFHELLYLNILRLQRRKVLRRRKRRWSVHPANRDRNPNGFFWKNFLKLKEDDQKLFALTRMNRPVYNLLLNIISPFLKKPKQQIGVEERVVITLMYLAYGTPFEIIASMHKLGKTTVRNIVLETCEIFWLHLCPIYLSEPTTAQYKDIAADFLKLWNIPNCVGAIDGKHIAIIRPQNSGSLFYNYKKFYSIVLMASCDARYTFTSASIGSYGGQSDGGVFQQTKFGQALLENKLPLPPRAPLWNGSSTDFPHFFVADAAFPLKENLMRPYPGAQLPRNKAIFNYRLSRARRVIENSFGILTARWRVLRKIHL; this is translated from the exons ATGGATAGTGATTTATTCCATGaactattatatttaaatattcttcgcCTTCAAAGAAGAAAAGTATTAAGAAGACGTAAACGCCGCTGGTCCGTTCATCCAGCAAATCGGGATAGAAACCCAAATGGTTTCTTCTGgaagaactttttaaaattaaaagaagacgACCAAAAACTATTTGCTTTAACACGGATGAATCGGCCAGTATACAaccttcttttaaatattattagtccgtttttaaaaaaaccaaaacaacaaattgGCGTCGAGGAGCGAGTGGTTATAACTTTAAT gtaCCTCGCTTATGGAACACCTTTTGAGATCATAGCCTCGATGCATAAATTAGGGAAAACAACAGTGCGGAATATCGTACTTGAAACGTGTGAAATATTTTGGTTACACCTGTGCCCGATATACCTTAGCGAGCCAACTACCGCACAATATAAAGACATTGCTGcagattttttaaaactgtGGAATATACCCAACTGCGTCGGAGCAATTGACGGGAAGCATATAGCTATTATTCGTCCACAAAATTCAGGCTCGttattttataactataaaaagttttatagtATAGTTTTAATGGCATCCTGCGACGCTCGGTATACGTTCACCTCTGCCAGCATTGGTAGCTATGGCGGACAAAGTGACGGAg gtGTCTTTCAGCAAACTAAATTTGGTCAAGCACTCTTGGAAAACAAATTGCCACTACCACCAAGAGCTCCATTATGGAATGGATCCTCAACagattttccacatttttttgtgGCCGACGCAGCGTTCCCATTGAAGGAAAACTTAATGCGACCTTACCCCGGTGCACAGCTGCCACGAAACAAAGCTATTTTCAATTACCGGTTATCCCGAGCTCGTAGAGTAATCGAAAATAGCTTTGGTATTTTAACTGCTCGATGGCGTGTTCTACGAAAG ATACATTTGTAG
- the LOC125779532 gene encoding uncharacterized protein LOC125779532: protein MGTCNSSPDITIARGGLINSITWRPMLTLASAHLPIITSIEKPAYLVSVDNRTFVKFNKANWVGFAEFTESTFIALPISTDVRVGKCQFRKAIAAATARFMPAGRIAEIRPNVPAVLANERETLRHADPGDPRIRDLN, encoded by the coding sequence atgggcacctgtaatagctcgcctgatattaccattgctaggggcggtctgataaatagcataacctggcgtcctatgctaactctcgcatcagcccatctgcccataattaccTCGATCGAGAAACCTGCTTAtctcgtttctgtggacaaccgtaccttcgtTAAATTTAACAAAGCTAACTGGGTCGGCTTCGCAGAAtttactgagagcaccttcatTGCTCTACCCATTTCTACGGACGTACGCGTTGGCAAATGTCAATTCCGCAAGgcgatcgcagcagctaccgctcgcttcatgCCAGCAGGacgaatagcggaaatccgccccaacgTCCCAGCCGTTTTAGCTAACGAGCGCGaaaccttacgccatgccgatcccggggatcctcgaataagggatctcaattag